Proteins from one Nicotiana tabacum cultivar K326 chromosome 23, ASM71507v2, whole genome shotgun sequence genomic window:
- the LOC107759383 gene encoding uncharacterized protein LOC107759383, which translates to MAPKEDRKDPVWAYSERVCETNKMAIRCLFCDKISNGGIYRQKAHLIGGDPNVASCSKVPSHVKEDLKAFLHKKKELKTQLIHEQELYPKSQKRGRMQPMSSSFGSTGKTKGPMDCYFSQKSGDKEEKNGNPQIDAKTILRDRAIIMFARWMYDAGLLFNCVNYTDTFSAFIEAVGQYGPGMKPPTYHEVRGPYLKKEVAEVNKIVEEHKVEWNKFGCSIMMDKWTARNEKMIINVLVNSPKGSLFLESVDASDSSTDSTKMYSLFKSTIDSIGEENIVQVVTENASKNVKAGDLMSVGYPHIYWIPCAAHSINLIFGDIFKEIPFSSIFNQAIRVHSYIFQRPLLLNMMKKFTKQRSLVKPAKTRFATAFLTLHRMYEQKSNLKKLFVSDEYTNSAYGREARGRESADIILSPSFWNNVVHALKIGGPLVKVLRLVDEEQMPPMGYLYEAMDRAKEAIQVSFSDQGKYKRVFEIIDKRWDSKLHSPLHAAGLVLNPELFYDNEERILGDEPLLNGYYECIEKLIPEESVQDKITEQFSIYRNVEQLFGKNMAIRQRKTKSPVEWWKQYGHFTPDLQKFSIKVLSLTCSSSGFIPKKRNKLTLKRLNDLVFIKYNRTLRRRYNTRNVIDPISLDNIDDANEWLTGVPEDHADEEVFEETSDFTWGDVAEARGIGERIYGLRGNTSTSSSQRKGKEAASLSLVDEEEEHFEDYLFVLIMKIGFLCLKHW; encoded by the exons ATGGCGCCAAAAGAAGATAGGAAAGATCCGGTTTGGGCTTACTCTGAAAGAGTTTGCGAGACGAACAAGATGGCAATTAGATGTCTTTTTTGTGACAAGATTTCAAATGGAGGAATCTATCGTCAAAAAGCGCATCTAATCGGCGGTGATCCAAATGTCGCATCTTGTTCTAAAGTTCCGTCGCATGTGAAGGAAGATTTGAAAGCATTCCTTCATAAAAAGAAAGAGTTAAAGACTCAACTGATTCATGAACAAGAACTGTATCCAAAATCACAAAAACGGGGAAGGATGCAACCAATGTCTTCTAGTTTTGGATCTACTGGCAAGACCAAAGGTCCTATGGATTGTTACTTCTCGCAAAAATCCGGAGATAAGGAAGAAAAAAATGGTAATCCTCAAATTGATGCCAAAACGATTTTGAGGGATCGTGCAATTATAATGTTTGCGCGGTGGATGTATGATGCAGGTCTTCTttttaattgtgttaattataCTGACACTTTTTCTGCTTTTATTGAGGCCGTAGGTCAATATGGTCCAGGAATGAagcctccaacatatcatgaaGTTAGAGGGCCATATCTAAAAAAAGAGGTAGCAGAGGTGAACAAAATCGTGGAGGAGCACAAAGTAgaatggaacaagtttggttgttcCATTATGATGGATAAGTGGACGGCGAGAAATGAAAAAATGATCATCAATGTCTTGGTGAATTCTCCTAAGGGAAGCCTGTTTCTCGAGTCCGTTGATGCAAGCGACTCTTCGACTGATTCAACCAAAATGTACTCCTTGTTCAAGAGTACAATAGACTCTATTGGAGAAGAAAATATTGTTCAAGTTGTCACGGAAAATGCCAGTAAAAATGTTAAAGCTGGCGATTTGATGTCTGTTGGGTACCCGCATATTTATTGGATTCCGTGTGCAGCACATTCCATTAATTTGATCTTCGGTGATATTTTCAAGGAAATACCATTTAGTTCAATCTTTAATCAGGCAATTAGAGTGCATTCCTATATTTTTCAAAGgcctttgttattgaatatgatgaagaaattcactaaacaaaGAAGCTTGGTGAAACCCGCAAAGACAAGATTTGCTACTGCTTTCTTGACTTTGCATAGGATGTATGAGCAAAAAAGCAATTTGAAGAAGTTGTTTGTTTCAGATGAGTACACTAATAGTGCCTATGGAAGGGAAGCTCGAGGGAGAGAATCTGCAGATATTATACTTTCTCCTTCATTCTGGAACAATgtggttcatgcattgaagattggtGGTCCTTTAGTTAAAGTGCTTCGTTTGGTGGATGAGGAGCAAATGCCACCAATGGGCTACCTATACGAAGCAATGGATAGGGCAAAAGAGGCTATTCAAGTCTCGTTTAGTGATCAAGGAAAATACAAAAGAGTCTTTGAGATCATAGATAAAAGGTGGGATAGTAAGCTTCATAGCCCTTTGCATGCAGCTGGACTTGTTTTGAACCCGGAACTGTTTTATGACAATGAAGAAAGGATTCTAGGAGATGAACCTTTGTTGAATGGATACTATGAATGTATTGAGAAGTTGATACCTGAAGAATCTGTGCAAGATAAAATAACAGAGCAATTTAGTATTTATAGGAATGTTGAGcaactttttggaaaaaacatGGCGATTAGACAAAGAAAGACGAAGTCACCAG TTGAATGGTGGAAGCAATATGGCCATTTCACTCCGGATTTACAAAAGTTTTCCATCAAGGTTCTAAGTCTAACATGTAGCTCATCCGG ATTCATACCAAAAAAAAGGAACAAACTAACCTTGAAGCGTCTCAATGATCTAGTATTCATTAAGTACAATAGAACATTGAGGCGTCGTTACAACACTCGCAATGTAATTGATCCAATTAGTTTGGACAACATCGATGATGCTAATGAATGGCTAACTGGAGTCCCGGAAGATCATGCAGATGAAGAAGTATTTGAGGAAACTTCTGATTTCACTTGGGGTGATGTTGCGGAGGCGCGTGGAATTGGGGAGAGGATTTATGGTTTGAGGGGGAATACCTCAACTTCAAGTTCACAGAGGAAGGGAAAAGAGGCAGCTAGTTTGTCCCtagttgatgaagaagaagaa CATTTTGAAGATTATCTTTTTGTTTTGATAATGAAAATTGGGTTTTTGTGCTTAAAGCATTGGTAG
- the LOC107759385 gene encoding small ribosomal subunit protein uS11m-like isoform X1 encodes MKVIRSVLWAANAFKLHSSQTFRTFSALPNYEHFAAGIQGKTESKICSNQHSILGMNVHSPHNVGSRRCFIHSESPKEAEMGNNSRPMDFVRGLTEDNTRGFLGGAPLSRYHVEQDADIVHIKVLRNNAFVTVTDSKGNKKFGSTAGKITGKGTKIARYAAESTAEHVGREARDRGLRSVVMKVNGFTFFKKKKQAILSFREGYTHSRGDKNPVVFIEDTTRRPHNGCRLPKKRRI; translated from the exons ATGAAAGTTATACGCAGTGTCTTATGGGCTGCCAATGCTTTCAAATTACATTCTTCTCAAACTTTCAGGACCTTTTCTGCACTTCCAAATTATG AGCATTTTGCTGCAGGTATTCAAGGGAAGACTGAAAGCAAAATATGCAGTAATCAGCACTCAATCTTGGGAATGAATGTTCATTCACCACATAATGTTGGTAGTAGAAGGTGTTTCATACATTCTGAAAGCCCAAAGGAAGCTGAGATGGGAAACAATTCTCGACCAATGGACTTTGTTAGAGGACTTACGGAGGACAATACGAGGGGTTTTCTGGGTGGTGCTCCACTTTCTAGGTATCACGTTGAGCAGGATGCTGATATTGTTCATATAAAAGTTCTTCGCAACAATGCCTTTGTTACTGTGACGGATTCAAAAGGGAACAAAAAATTTGGGTCTACTGCAGGTAAGATAACAGGAAAAGGAACGAAAATTGCAAGATACGCTGCCGAATCAACTGCTGAACATGTTGGGCGTGAAGCCAGAGACCGGGGCTTGAGGTCAGTGGTCATGAAAGTAAATGGCTTTACTTTCTTTAAGAAAAAGAAGCAAGCAATTCTAAGCTTCAGAGAGGGCTATACTCATTCTCGTGGAGATAAGAATCCTGTGGTATTCATTGAGGACACAACGCGACGCCCTCATAATGGATGCCGCCTCCCAAAGAAGCGTCGCATCTAA
- the LOC107759385 gene encoding small ribosomal subunit protein uS11m-like isoform X2: MKVIRSVLWAANAFKLHSSQTFRTFSALPNYGIQGKTESKICSNQHSILGMNVHSPHNVGSRRCFIHSESPKEAEMGNNSRPMDFVRGLTEDNTRGFLGGAPLSRYHVEQDADIVHIKVLRNNAFVTVTDSKGNKKFGSTAGKITGKGTKIARYAAESTAEHVGREARDRGLRSVVMKVNGFTFFKKKKQAILSFREGYTHSRGDKNPVVFIEDTTRRPHNGCRLPKKRRI; this comes from the exons ATGAAAGTTATACGCAGTGTCTTATGGGCTGCCAATGCTTTCAAATTACATTCTTCTCAAACTTTCAGGACCTTTTCTGCACTTCCAAATTATG GTATTCAAGGGAAGACTGAAAGCAAAATATGCAGTAATCAGCACTCAATCTTGGGAATGAATGTTCATTCACCACATAATGTTGGTAGTAGAAGGTGTTTCATACATTCTGAAAGCCCAAAGGAAGCTGAGATGGGAAACAATTCTCGACCAATGGACTTTGTTAGAGGACTTACGGAGGACAATACGAGGGGTTTTCTGGGTGGTGCTCCACTTTCTAGGTATCACGTTGAGCAGGATGCTGATATTGTTCATATAAAAGTTCTTCGCAACAATGCCTTTGTTACTGTGACGGATTCAAAAGGGAACAAAAAATTTGGGTCTACTGCAGGTAAGATAACAGGAAAAGGAACGAAAATTGCAAGATACGCTGCCGAATCAACTGCTGAACATGTTGGGCGTGAAGCCAGAGACCGGGGCTTGAGGTCAGTGGTCATGAAAGTAAATGGCTTTACTTTCTTTAAGAAAAAGAAGCAAGCAATTCTAAGCTTCAGAGAGGGCTATACTCATTCTCGTGGAGATAAGAATCCTGTGGTATTCATTGAGGACACAACGCGACGCCCTCATAATGGATGCCGCCTCCCAAAGAAGCGTCGCATCTAA
- the LOC142177212 gene encoding uncharacterized protein LOC142177212: MPTCIEGPKKLPIQHCVIVKAGGRNVVRKPELLGQLTKWAVEVSEFDIEYKPRTAIKLQVLSDFVAGLSLGLMPLAAKEAVLVSGVWTLFTNRAFNVKGSGLGVVLITPSVKTLRKAIRVVPLTNIEMKCDSQLMVNQVYGIFDIKEGHLKQYLNKVQALLTLLHEWIIVHILREENVEADTLANLLLHSVLDVDSYCEINSINLIWDWRNRFIEYLRHGKLPEDLKPSRALQTKETRYYLVDGKLYRRSFQGPLARCLGASEADYLMREVHERVCENHTGVDSLVL, from the exons atgccaacatgCATAGAAGGACCTAAAAAGTTACCTATCCAGCACTGCGTTATTGTCAAAGCCGGGGGAAG GAATGTCGTTCGCAAGCCCGAGTTGTTGGGTCAATTGACTAAATGGGCAGTTGAAGTTagtgaattcgacatagaataCAAGCCGAGGACTGCAATCAAGTTGCAGGTTTTATCCGACTTCGTGGCCGGTTTAAGTCTGGGATTAATGCCTTTGGCTGCTAAAGAAGCAGTGCTGGTATCAGGAGTTTGGACATTGTTTACAAATAGAGCCttcaacgtaaaagggtccggtcTTGGGGTAGTTCTAATCACTCCCTCGGTGAAAACCCTAAGAAAGGCCATTAGAGTTGTACCGTTAACTAACATCGAGATGAAGTGCGACTCCCAGCTAATGGTAAACCAAGTGTATGGAATTTTCGACATAAAGGAGGGGCACTTGAAACAATACTTAAACAAGGTTCAAGCATTACTTACACTATTACATGAATGGATAATCGTCCATATTCTGAGGGAGGAAAATGTGGAGGCAGACACATTGGCTAATTTG TTACTGCATTCGGTGTTGGATGTGGATAGCTACTGTGAAATCAATTCAATTAACTTAATCTGGGACTGGAGGAACAGGTTTATTGAATATCTCAGACATGGTAAATTACCCGAGGACCTAAAGCCGTCCCGAGCACTACAAACCAAAGAAACTCGTTACTATCTTGTTGATGGAAAGTTATACAGAAGGTCATTTCAAGGACCATTGGCTAGATGTCTAGGTGCCTCGGAGGCTGACTACCTGATGAGGGAGGTCCATGAAAGGGTATGTGAAAACCATACTGGTGTAGACTCGTTGGTTCTCTAG